The DNA region GTCGAGGAGACCGACTACACGCTCGCCGACTGGGAGGAGTTCGAGTTCGACTCGCTCATCCCGGCGCTGCAGAACGACCGCATCGACGTCATCGCCGCCGCGATGACCATCACCGAGGACCGCCAGGAGACCATCGCGTTCTCCGAACCCTACTACAACGCCGACCAAGCGATTCTCGTCGCCGGCGGAGGCGACTTCAGCCCGGAGTCGCTCGACGACCTCGCCGGCCAGACCGTCGGCGCGCAGGAGGGGACGACGGGCGCGGGCGTCGTCGAGGACGAGCTCGTCGCCGACGGCGACGTGCAGGAGTCGGAGTTCCGCACCTACGGCAGCTACGTCCTCGCCGTGCAGGACCTCGAAAACGGCAACGTCGACGCGCTCGTCATCGACCAGCCGGTCGCGCAGACGTTCGCCGACCAGCGCAACGTCGAGATCGCGTTCGTCTACGAGACGGGCGAGCGCTACGGCTTCGGTCTGCGACAGGACGACGACGACGTCGTCTCCGCGCTCAACGAGGGGCTGCAGGCGGTCCGCGACAGCGGGCAGTACGAGGAGATCCGCAACGAGTGGTTCGGCAGCGACGGCGAGGAAGGCGAGTCGGGCAACGAGTCGGCCGGTAACGACTCCGCGGGCAACGAGACGGGCAACAGTTCGAACTCGTCCGCAGTCGGGGAGTGACGGATGGACCCGACAGTCGTCGCACAGACCACGGGCGACTGGGCGTTCGTCCTCGACAACGCCCCCTACCTCTTCGTCGGTGCGGGGTTGACGATACTGCTCACCGTCGTCAGCATGCTGCTCGGCTTTCTCGTCGGCTTTCCGGCGGGAATCGTGGAGGTGTACGGCGGCCGGGTGAGCACGTTCGTCGTCGAGACGGTCGGTATCGTCCTTCGGGGGACGCCCATCGTCGTCATCCTCATCTTCATGTACTTCGTCTTCTCGACGCCGAGTCTCACGCTCGGGCTGTTCGACGTGACGGTGACGCTCTCGGACGCGTTCATCGCGAGCGTGCTGGGGCTGGGGCTGCGGAGCGCCGCGTACCAGTCGCAGATCTTCCGCGGGGCGCTCCAGAGCGTCGACGAGGGCCAGTTGGAGGCGGCGCGCTCGGTGGGGATGAGCAAACTCGAAGCGATTCGCCACGTCGTCGTGCCGCAGGCGCTTCGGCGGTCGGTTCCGGGCTTCCAGAACGAGGTGACTATCGTCCTCAAGGACACGAGCGTCGTCTTCGCCATCGGCCTCGCCGAGTTGCTGACGCGGAGCTACGACCTGTTCGTCCGCCAGACGACGGCGGTGCTGGAGGTCGTGCTGTTCGTCAGCGCTATCTACTTCGTGCTGACGTTCGTCACCAATCGGGGACTGGACCTCGTCGGCTCGTACTACGAGATTCCGGGCGGTGAGCAGGCGTGACGGTGGGTTTGGAGCGGTCAGAGTCAGCGCGCAGTTTCGCAGATTTCGCAGGAGGTCGACGTACATGAGCGACAACGAACACACGTATCTACTCGAGGTGGACCGCGTCTCCCAGAGCTACGGGACCGAGAAAGTGCTGCGCGACATCAGTTTCGAGATGGGCCGCGGCGACGTGACGGTGCTCGTCGGCCCGAGCGGGTCGGGGAAGTCGACGATGCTGCGCTGCGTCAACCGACTCACCGAGATCGACAGCGGCGACATCTACCTCGACGGCGAGCGCGTCACCGGACCCGACGTCGACGTGAACGAACTCCGCAAGGAGGTCGGCATGGTGTTTCAGGGCTTCAACCTGTTCGCGCATCTCACGGCACGTCAGAACATCATGCTCGGGCCGCGTCGCGTGCTCGGCCTCAGTAAGGAGGAGGCCGGAAAGCGCGCCGACGAGCACCTGGAGATGGTCGGCCTCACCCCGCAAGCGGACTCCTACCCCGGCGAGCTTTCCGGCGGCCAACAGCAGCGCGTCGGCATCGCCCGCGCGCTGGCGATGGAGCCGAAACTGATGCTGTTCGACGAGCCGACGAGCGCGCTCGACCCCGAACTCATCGGGGAGGTGCTGGAGGTGATGCGCGACCTCGCAGACCGCGGGATGACGATGCTCGTCGTCACCCACGAGATGAGCTTCGCGCGCGAAGTCGCCTCCGAGATGCTGTTTCTCGACGGCGGGAAGATCGTCGAGCGCGGCCCACCCGAACAGCTGTTCGAGCGCCCTGAACAGGACCGCACGGCGTCGTTCCTCCGGCGCATCACCGAGATGCACTCATGAGCGAACCCGTCGTCGACGCCGCCCAGGAGCAGGAGGGCGAGACTCGACTCACGACCGGGACGGCCGGACGGGCGCTCCTCGTCGCCGCCGGGGTGCTGTTCTGGGGCTGGCTCCTGCTTCGGTGGCTCAACGACTGGCTCGGCGGGCTGTTCGTCCCGGTCGGAGAGCCGTTCGTCCCCCCGGCGACCGTCGAGTCGCTCGGGGCCGGGGTTCCGGGTCTCGCGGGCGCGTTCGAGTCGCTCGCGTTCGCCGTCGAGTATCTGCCGACCCTCTCGGAGGGGCTGTGGCTCACGCTCGTGCTGACCATCCTCGGCATTTTCTTCGGCTTCTTCATCGCCGTGCCGCTGAGCGTCGCCCGCGTCTACGGCAACCTCTCGAAGTACGTCTCGCTCGTCTACACCGAACTCCTGCGCGGGACGCCGCTTCTCGCGCAGCTGTTCGTGCTCTACTACGGGCTGAACTTCTCGGGGTTCATCCCCGGCTTTCTCGACGGCGTGTTCGCCAATAACGCCGCGTGGGCCGCGCTCGTCGGGTTCATCCTCAACAGCGCCGCCTACCAGTCGGAGTACATCCGTTCGGCGCTACAGAGCGTCGACGCGGGCCAACTCACCGCGGGTCGCGCCATCGGCCTCTCGAAAGTGGACGCGATTCGCTACGTCGTCCTCCCGCAGGGGCTCCGCTTCGCCATCCCCGGCTGGACGAACGAACTCATCTACCTCATCAAGTACTCGTCGCTGGCGGCGTTCATCACCGTCCCGGAGCTGTTCAAGCGCGCCAACGACATCGCCTCCTCGAACTTCCGCTACACGGCGATGTTCACCATCACGGCGGTGCTGTATCTGGCGCTCGTCATCACGGCGTCTCGGCTGATGGGCTGGGTCGAAGACAGAACGGCGATTCCGGGACTCGGGACGGGGAGGGGACGGTAGCGTAACGCTGCTTTTCACGGCTTCCGTACTTTTAGTTCGAGCCCCCACGTGAACTCCACGTCCGACTCGTCGCCGAGCTCCGCGTCCGGCGGATACGTCGCCACGTGCGTCTCGAACCGGTACGTTCCCGGTCGCATATACCCCCACGTCCGGTAGTCGTCCCACACGTCGTACACGGAGGTGACCGACGCCGACTCGTCGTACTCTTTCTGTCCGCACGCGTACGAAGCGTATCCACGGGGCTCTCCGGCCGGTCGGTCCGGACTCCACTTCCCCTCGACGCGGTCCATCCACTCGGCTGAACTCGGCCTGTGAAGCACGAGGCCGTCGGCGACGCTGACGCCGCGGTCCCGGTTGAAGATGCTGCACATCTCTTCCCGGTGTGAGAGTTTACGTGCCGCTCCCCGATTCGTCGTCGTCACTTCGACGCGCGCTGTCTTCTCGGGGGTCACGTTCGGCTCTACGACTTCGGCGTCGATTTCGAGTTCCGCCTCTTCCGGGATCTCGTCCGTCGATGCTATCGAAATCCAACGCTGGGCGTCCGGGTCGGCGTTTTCGGGTGGCTCACGGTTTCTCGACTCGTTCGATCCGTCGGCGGACGCCAACGGTGGGTCCGCGACACAGCCGGAGAGTCCGGCGGCGACGACGGCGAGGAGGGCACGTCTATCCATGGCTCCGAATCACGTACGGCGTTCAAAAGTGTTGATGGAGTGAACGAAGTCCCGCCGACTCAGAACTCCGTCACGACCTCGATGCCCTCCGTCTCGTAGTTCGTCATCGCCGCCAGTCGCTCCGGCACCTCTGAGAGTGACACCTCTCGACTCACGAGGGCGCCGGGGTCCACGTCGCCCGTCGCCATGAGGCCTAAGAGTTCCTCGTACCGCGTCGGCGGCATCCCGCGCGAGCCGAGGAAGGAGATCTCCTGCATCGTCATCCGGTCCGTCGGCAGCGACACCTCGCCGCGCTCCTTCTCCGTCGTCAGTCCGAGTTGGACGTGCGTGCCGCGCTTGCGGAGACAGAAAATCGAGTTGCGACACGTCTCTTCGAGGCCGAGCGCGTCGACGGAGACGTGTGCTCCTCCCCCTGTCTCGGCGCGAATCGCGCTCGTGACGCCGCGGCCGTCGAGGTCCGAGGAGTCGACGGTGGCGTCCGCGCCGACTTCGCGCGCGAGGTCCAGTTTCTTCGCGTCGATGTCGACGGCGACGACGCGCGCGCCCACCGCGTTCGCGACCTGCACGGCGGAGAGTCCGACGCCTCCACAGCCGTGGACCGCCACCCAGTCGCCGGTTCGGACGTCGGCGCGGTGGGTGAGCCCGTGGAACGCCGTCATGAACCGACAGCCGAGCGCGGCCACGTCGCGGGCGGCGACGTTCTCCGGCAGGGGCATCGCGTTGTAGTCGGCGTAGGGGACGTGGACCTGCTCGGCGAACGCGCCCGGAGCCTCCGACTGGAAGCCGAGCGAGAGGCCGTCCTGACAGACGTTGCCGTGACCGTTTCGGCAGTACGGGCAGGTGCCGTCGCCGAGGTTGAACGGGACGGCGATTCGGTCGCCATCGCGGAGGTGGTCGACGCGTTCGCCGACGGCGACGACGCGACCCGCGGGTTCGTGGCCGAGAATCTGTCCCTTCGGCACCTGGTCGTCAGCCCACTCGCCGTGGCCCTGCCAGGCGTGCCAGTCGCTCCGGCAGATGCCGCAGGCTTCGACGCCGACGACGACGCCGTGCGGGTCGGGTTGGGGGGCGTCTACGTCTTCGACGACGAGCGGTTCTCCGTACTCGTGTAAAACTGCGGCACGCATCGCCGTACGGTATGCGAAGTCGCCACAAAAGTTCGCCGTCTTCGAAGCCGGAGCGTCGGTGTCCTTCGCTCGCGGCGATTCGTCGCCCCGACCAACACTCCGGCCACGTGTACGTTCTACTCCAGACCGAAAAACGTTTAGCAGTCTCCAGCCCTTCGGGTGAGCTATCTTCCGAGACGACGGTCCCTCACGGATGAACCGACGGCAGTACCTCTCGACGGTCGGAGTGGCCGCGCTCGCGGTTCCCAACGCGGCCGAATCAGTCGTCGGTGCCGTCGATGCCATCGATGCACAGCCCAGTCAGACGTCCGAAGCGCAGACGTCACTCACCAACGAGCGACTCGCGGCGAAACTACGGGCGCTGGACGAACGGTCGCCGCTCGTCGCGCTCCGACGAATCGGTCGCTCCGCCGGTCGAGACGACCCGCTGTGGGAGTTCCGAATCGGCAGGGGAGAGACGAACGTCCACCTCGTGACGCAGTTGCACGGCGACGAACCCGCCGGAACCGAGGCGATACTCACCGTGCTTCGGGAACTGGTCGACGACCCCGAAAGGCACGCGGACGTCCTGAACGAACTCACGCTCACCGTCGTCCCCCGGGCGAACCCCGACGGCGCGATGTTCGCCCGCGACGACGACGGCGACGGCACCGCAGAGCGCGTCACCCGTCGGGAGAACGTCCAACCGTGGCGGCAGGACGCCTCCCGACACGAACCGGACTACCACAGCGTCAACCGGCCGCCGGGCTACGACCTGAACCGCGACTTCGACCCCACGGTCGAGTTCTCGCAGGCGGGCCGTTCGGCCCGAAACACCGACGCCGACTCCAGCGAGTGGACCGAGTACGAGGAGAACGACGAACAGTACTGGCGACACGACCGGGCGTATCGGGGGCACACGCTCCGCGGCAGCGGCCTCGGACTCACGCCGGAAGTCACCGCGGTCGTCGACTCTTACCGGTGCGCGGACCCGGACGTAGCCATTACACACCACCACAAGAGCGTCGGCACGCGCGGGCGGAGCGCGGAGTCGCCGTCGCTTCTGAGCGTCATGGCGGCGTTCGGCCCGGCGTATCTCGAACGCGCGCCGTCGTACGAGGCCGGCGAACCGGTCGAGACGGTCGTCAATCCGTTCCTCGACGCCGAGACGAGTCGGCGCTCGCTCCGACTGAACTCGGCCGTCGCCCGCGAACTCACCGCGGGCGGACGGTTTGGTGAGGTGACTCGCTACGGCTACGAACCGCTCTGGGGGTCGTATCTCGACGCGCTCTCGCCGAAGACGAACGCCGCGGGGATGCTGTACGAAGTGGCCGGGCAGTCCGACGAGGCGGACAGCTTCGACTACGGCCGAAAGATCGCCGTCTCGCGGGCGGCGTTCCGGCGGACGTTCGAGGCGCTGGCGACGGACCCGACGCTCTCGAACGTCGACGAGCGTCGGTACTTCGACCTCCCGCTGGAGTCGGGCGGACCGACGGAGCGGTAGTCGGGACGGTCCGCGCGGCAGTCGGATCCGTTCGGGCGGCAGTCGAGTCCAAACGGCGGCCGACCGCCCCCGGCGGTCGACGTCTCAGAAGAAGTCGGTGAGGCCCGCCTGTCCGTCGTCGTCCTCGGCATCGCTCCCGGAGTCGTCGGACGTCGATTCTTCGGAACTGTCGTCGGCCTCGATCGCGGACATCCCCGCCCCCTCGACCGTTTCGCCTGCCTTCGTGTCGTCGGTGGCTCCGTCGCTCTCGCCGTCCAACGCCGAGTCGGCCTCGCCGTCTCCGCCGCTCGCCGTGTCCGCGAACGCGCCGCCGGAGTGCGCCTCCATCGCCTCCTCGCGGAGTTCCTCGGCGTCTTCGACGATGGACTGCACTTTCTTCGTCGACTCGCCGCTGCCGGTGACGTGGGCGACGTGTTTCTCCTCGAACTCGTAGTACGCCGCCATCGCGACGGTGAGGTCTCGGGGCTTGCAGTGGTGGGTCATCACCGAGAGGTAGGGGACGATTCGTCGGCGCGCGATGCTCATGCTCGCGCCGCTGGATTCGGCGATTTGGCGGGCCACCTCGTCGCCGGTCTTGTCCTTCGAGCGCCAGAACTGCGGGCGTCCGTAGCGCGTCCACCCACCCTTCGTGCCGTCGCGGGCGGCGGCGACGCCCGCAGCGAGGTTGTCGCCGGCGTAGCGCCAGTAGCTGTAGTCCTGGCTCGCGCGCACGCGACCCAGCCAGCGGTCGGCGTTGGCGAGGAACTCGTAGGCACGGGCGACCTCTTCGCCCTCGTACACGTCGAGCATGTTGTCCTCGACCCACTTCGTCAGGTCGTCGGGCGTCTCGTCGACGTCGTAGGAGGTGTACAGCGCCTCCTGCGGCGACTCCTCTTTGAGCACTTGGTCCAAGAACTCGAAGATGCCCACGGAGCGGTCTCGGTCGCTCGTCGCGACGGACTCCTCGGTGATCTCGTCGCGGCCTTCGGCGGCCGCCTGGAGGTCGTTGACCGCGCCGCGGAGGTCGCCGCTGTTGGCGTCGGCGATGCGTTCGAGGGCGGCGGATTCGTACTCGATTCCCTCCTGTCGGCAGATGTCTCGGAGGACGGGGACGATCGAGCGGGCGCTCACGTCGCGGAACTCGATCGATTCGCAGGCGTTGCGCAGGCCGCGGCTCATCTCGTAGAACTCGTTGGCGATGAGCACCATCGGCTGACCCGCCTCCTTGACGAGCTTCGTGATCGCGCGCGCGCCGCCGCGGTCGTAGTTGCCGTGGATGTTGTCGGCCTCGTCGAGGACGATGAGTTGGCGACCCGACTCGCCTTTGCTCGACCCGCCGAGCGTCTCGTTCATCGCCGCGCGCCCGGCGAAGCGCTCGATGACGGCGGCGGTCCGCTGGTCGGAGGCGTTCAGTTCGACGGTCTCCCACCCCATGTCGTTGGCGAGCGCGTGCGCCGCGGAGGTTTTGCCGACGCCCGGACTGCCGTAGACGATGACCGCGTCGCCGTGGTCGTCCCATGTTTCGGCCCACTCGCGGAACTTGTCGCGGGCCTTGTTGTTGCCGCGTATCGCCGACAGCGACCGAGGGCGATACTTCTCCGTCCAATCCATTACGCGAACAGAGGCGAGTGCCGCGTTTAGTGGTTCCGGAGCGTCCCGTTCTCCGCCCTCGACGTTCACGTCCACACGACCGTCGTCGACCCACGACGATGGGCGCTCTTATGCCGAACATCGAGGAGTACACCCACGGTGAGAGAGCGTGGCGAATTTTCTCGTGTACTACGGAACGGGTGAGGGACAGACGGCGAAAGTCACCGACCGCATCGCCGAACGACTCGACGAACGCGGACACGACGTGACGGCGGTCAACGCGAGCAAGTCCCCGGACGGCATCTCGGTGACGGCGTTCGACGCCGTCCTCGTCGGCGCGTCGATACACGGCGGGAAGCAACAGCAGGCGGTCGTGCGGTTCGTCGACGCGAACCGTGACGCGCTGGCGACGAAACCGACTGGATTCTTTCAGGTGTCGCTGTCCTCGGCGGACGAGCGGGGGGAGGCGCAGGCGGCGGGGTACGTCGACGGGTTCGTCTCCGAGACCGACTGGCACCCCGACCGAATCGGCCTCTTCGGCGGCGCGCTCCGCTACTCGGAGTACGGGTTCCTCAAGCGACTGGTGTTGAAGCAGATCGCCAAACGCGCGCTCCCGGACACCGACACCTCCCGAGACGTGGAGTTCACCGACTGGGCGGAGGTCGACGCGTTCGCCGCCGACTTCGCCGCGTTCGCCGAGGGGCGTCTCGGCGTCGTCCCGCCCGTCTCCGACCCAGACGGAACACGAGAGGAGTCGGACGAGTGAGATCCCCGGAGAACTCCGGTAGCCAGACCGATTTTGCACTCGCGTGACAGCCCCGCGAACTGGAGTTCGAGTTCTATCGGCTCGTCGCCGACTCGACGAGCGCCCGACAGGAGGCGCAGACGGAGGAGTGAACGGCCATCACACGCGGTGAGTTACGTCTCGTCGTCGTTCGCGCCATTGTTCGCGTCGCCCACGACGAAAACAAGGGTGCGAAACCGACGACCCCGATACCGTGCGTCGCGAGTCGGAGGCCG from Haloprofundus halobius includes:
- a CDS encoding basic amino acid ABC transporter substrate-binding protein, encoding MKSNRQSGVSRRTYLKLAGAGSVAGLTVTAGCTVDTGGDGGDGGDGGDGGSGNDTGTDGGDGDGGNTEIVPGTAPGFPPFEFKDDSGELVGFDIDLLSAVVEETDYTLADWEEFEFDSLIPALQNDRIDVIAAAMTITEDRQETIAFSEPYYNADQAILVAGGGDFSPESLDDLAGQTVGAQEGTTGAGVVEDELVADGDVQESEFRTYGSYVLAVQDLENGNVDALVIDQPVAQTFADQRNVEIAFVYETGERYGFGLRQDDDDVVSALNEGLQAVRDSGQYEEIRNEWFGSDGEEGESGNESAGNDSAGNETGNSSNSSAVGE
- a CDS encoding amino acid ABC transporter permease, which produces MDPTVVAQTTGDWAFVLDNAPYLFVGAGLTILLTVVSMLLGFLVGFPAGIVEVYGGRVSTFVVETVGIVLRGTPIVVILIFMYFVFSTPSLTLGLFDVTVTLSDAFIASVLGLGLRSAAYQSQIFRGALQSVDEGQLEAARSVGMSKLEAIRHVVVPQALRRSVPGFQNEVTIVLKDTSVVFAIGLAELLTRSYDLFVRQTTAVLEVVLFVSAIYFVLTFVTNRGLDLVGSYYEIPGGEQA
- a CDS encoding amino acid ABC transporter ATP-binding protein; protein product: MSDNEHTYLLEVDRVSQSYGTEKVLRDISFEMGRGDVTVLVGPSGSGKSTMLRCVNRLTEIDSGDIYLDGERVTGPDVDVNELRKEVGMVFQGFNLFAHLTARQNIMLGPRRVLGLSKEEAGKRADEHLEMVGLTPQADSYPGELSGGQQQRVGIARALAMEPKLMLFDEPTSALDPELIGEVLEVMRDLADRGMTMLVVTHEMSFAREVASEMLFLDGGKIVERGPPEQLFERPEQDRTASFLRRITEMHS
- a CDS encoding amino acid ABC transporter permease; protein product: MSEPVVDAAQEQEGETRLTTGTAGRALLVAAGVLFWGWLLLRWLNDWLGGLFVPVGEPFVPPATVESLGAGVPGLAGAFESLAFAVEYLPTLSEGLWLTLVLTILGIFFGFFIAVPLSVARVYGNLSKYVSLVYTELLRGTPLLAQLFVLYYGLNFSGFIPGFLDGVFANNAAWAALVGFILNSAAYQSEYIRSALQSVDAGQLTAGRAIGLSKVDAIRYVVLPQGLRFAIPGWTNELIYLIKYSSLAAFITVPELFKRANDIASSNFRYTAMFTITAVLYLALVITASRLMGWVEDRTAIPGLGTGRGR
- a CDS encoding zinc-dependent alcohol dehydrogenase family protein, with amino-acid sequence MRAAVLHEYGEPLVVEDVDAPQPDPHGVVVGVEACGICRSDWHAWQGHGEWADDQVPKGQILGHEPAGRVVAVGERVDHLRDGDRIAVPFNLGDGTCPYCRNGHGNVCQDGLSLGFQSEAPGAFAEQVHVPYADYNAMPLPENVAARDVAALGCRFMTAFHGLTHRADVRTGDWVAVHGCGGVGLSAVQVANAVGARVVAVDIDAKKLDLAREVGADATVDSSDLDGRGVTSAIRAETGGGAHVSVDALGLEETCRNSIFCLRKRGTHVQLGLTTEKERGEVSLPTDRMTMQEISFLGSRGMPPTRYEELLGLMATGDVDPGALVSREVSLSEVPERLAAMTNYETEGIEVVTEF
- a CDS encoding M14 family zinc carboxypeptidase, yielding MNRRQYLSTVGVAALAVPNAAESVVGAVDAIDAQPSQTSEAQTSLTNERLAAKLRALDERSPLVALRRIGRSAGRDDPLWEFRIGRGETNVHLVTQLHGDEPAGTEAILTVLRELVDDPERHADVLNELTLTVVPRANPDGAMFARDDDGDGTAERVTRRENVQPWRQDASRHEPDYHSVNRPPGYDLNRDFDPTVEFSQAGRSARNTDADSSEWTEYEENDEQYWRHDRAYRGHTLRGSGLGLTPEVTAVVDSYRCADPDVAITHHHKSVGTRGRSAESPSLLSVMAAFGPAYLERAPSYEAGEPVETVVNPFLDAETSRRSLRLNSAVARELTAGGRFGEVTRYGYEPLWGSYLDALSPKTNAAGMLYEVAGQSDEADSFDYGRKIAVSRAAFRRTFEALATDPTLSNVDERRYFDLPLESGGPTER
- a CDS encoding replication factor C large subunit, whose protein sequence is MDWTEKYRPRSLSAIRGNNKARDKFREWAETWDDHGDAVIVYGSPGVGKTSAAHALANDMGWETVELNASDQRTAAVIERFAGRAAMNETLGGSSKGESGRQLIVLDEADNIHGNYDRGGARAITKLVKEAGQPMVLIANEFYEMSRGLRNACESIEFRDVSARSIVPVLRDICRQEGIEYESAALERIADANSGDLRGAVNDLQAAAEGRDEITEESVATSDRDRSVGIFEFLDQVLKEESPQEALYTSYDVDETPDDLTKWVEDNMLDVYEGEEVARAYEFLANADRWLGRVRASQDYSYWRYAGDNLAAGVAAARDGTKGGWTRYGRPQFWRSKDKTGDEVARQIAESSGASMSIARRRIVPYLSVMTHHCKPRDLTVAMAAYYEFEEKHVAHVTGSGESTKKVQSIVEDAEELREEAMEAHSGGAFADTASGGDGEADSALDGESDGATDDTKAGETVEGAGMSAIEADDSSEESTSDDSGSDAEDDDGQAGLTDFF
- a CDS encoding flavodoxin domain-containing protein, translating into MANFLVYYGTGEGQTAKVTDRIAERLDERGHDVTAVNASKSPDGISVTAFDAVLVGASIHGGKQQQAVVRFVDANRDALATKPTGFFQVSLSSADERGEAQAAGYVDGFVSETDWHPDRIGLFGGALRYSEYGFLKRLVLKQIAKRALPDTDTSRDVEFTDWAEVDAFAADFAAFAEGRLGVVPPVSDPDGTREESDE